In Cryptomeria japonica chromosome 10, Sugi_1.0, whole genome shotgun sequence, a genomic segment contains:
- the LOC131072580 gene encoding monosaccharide-sensing protein 2, whose protein sequence is MAPPQCIAASIAIGNFLQGWDSAAIAGAILYITIEFELDETTTGLLVSISIIGGLCSTLLAGVFADTFGRRKILSVAGIVYLLSALGMALSPTVYILFVARFLVGCAYGLSATVVPLLISETAPSDIRGQLATFPQLTNSLGTFTAYFALFLLSLRDTASWRLMTAALGAPAFVYICLCILYLPESPRWLVKKGRMNEAKQTLQRLLNKEDVADDLTLVVEGLGSGKDVTIEEYVVEPAEAITSNEQQKQDGEQIHLYGLEEEWIAKPASCVESAPINSYRLIDPTVALIESFRQIPVFENIDQIDGAHESSQWDLENQEHEDQTDSEEDEETSILEESVPNTPMLDHDWGLDRFSSNQADSLRAPFLSQNNSSYAEPKSTKGKMNWGTGFLNNLQSAGNVKNSSKNSGHMKFSMNGSLPENMGLGGGWQVAYQLQQSESNQSASLKRVFLYAGSASHIPSAVGSIRSLKSLPGLEGRESMQVSALVGEPALSLTQNNNGPSSENVVGPAIMHPSKMSTKGIQWSDFCDVRVKRALTVGMTLQMLQQESLIFNYIFLVLLNVVD, encoded by the exons ATGGCGCCTCCCCAATGTATTGCAGCCTCTATTGCAATTGGCAACTTTTTGCAGGGATGGGATAGTGCTGCAATAGCAG GTGCTATATTGTATATCACAATAGAGTTTGAACTGGATGAAACCACCACAGGATTATTAGTTTCTATCAGTATTATAGGAGGTTTGTGCAGCACTCTGTTGGCTGGAGTTTTTGCTGACACATTTGGAAGGCGCAAGATCTTATCTGTGGCTGGAATCGTTTATCTGCTAAGTGCCCTCGGAATGGCCTTGTCTCCTACTGTTTATATTCTATTCGTAGCTAGATTTTTGGTTGGCTGTGCTTATGGTTTATCTGCAACTGTAGTTCCCCTTCTCATATCTGAGACAGCTCCTTCAGACATTCGAGGTCAGCTAGCTACTTTTCCACAATTAACCAATTCATTAGGAACTTTCACAGCCTACTTTGCACTCTTTTTACTTTCCCTTAGGGATACAGCTAGTTGGAGGCTCATGACAGCAGCTTTAGGTGCTCCTGCTTTTGTCTACATTTGTTTGTGTATTCTATACCTTCCGGAGTCTCCAAGATGGCTGGTAAAAAAGGGCAGAATGAATGAGGCAAAGCAAACCTTACAGAGGCTCCTCAACAAAGAAGATGTTGCAG ATGATCTTACATTGGTGGTAGAGGGATTAGGGTCTGGAAAAGATGTTACTATAGAGGAGTACGTGGTAGAGCCTGCAGAAGCTATAACAAGCAATGAACAACAGAAGCAAGATGGTGAACAAATTCACCTATATGGCCTTGAGGAGGAATGGATAGCCAAGCCAGCTTCTTGTGTTGAATCAGCACCTATAAATTCATATCGTTTAATTGATCCTACTGTGGCACTTATTGAAAGTTTCCGACAAATTCCTGTTTTTGAAAATATCGATCAAATTGATGGGGCTCATGAAAGCTCACAATGGGATTTGGAGAACCAAGAACATGAGGATCAAACTGATTCTGAAGAGGATGAAGAAACAAGTATTTTGGAAGAGTCAGTACCTAATACTCCTATGTTAGACCATGACTGGGGGCTTGACAGGTTTAGTAGCAATCAAGCTGATAGTTTAAGGGCTCCTTTTCTTTCACAAAATAACTCAAGTTATGCTGAACCTaaatcaaccaaaggaaaaatgAACTGGGGTACTGGATTTTTAAATAATTTGCAGTCTGCTGGAAATGTGAAAAACTCTAGTAAGAACAGTGGTCATATGAAATTTTCTATGAATGGTTCTCTTCCTGAAAATATGGGATTGGGAGGTGGTTGGCAAGTGGCATATCAATTGCAACAGTCTGAATCAAATCAGAGTGCAAGTTTAAAGAGAGTTTTTCTTTATGCTGGATCTGCCTCTCACATCCCTTCAGCTGTGGGTTCTATAAGATCATTAAAATCACTACCTGGTTTAGAAGGACGTGAATCCATGCAAGTTTCTGCTTTGGTGGGTGAGCCAGCCTTGTCTTTGACACAAAATAATAATGGACCATCATCAGAAAATGTTGTTGGACCTGCAATTATGCATCCATCAAAGATGTCTACAAAGGGTATCCAATGGTCCGACTTTTGTGATGTAagagtgaaaagagctcttacGGTTGGAATGACTCTTCAAATGCTACAACAggaaagtttaattttcaattatatatttttggttttgttgaatgttgttgattga
- the LOC131859649 gene encoding monosaccharide-sensing protein 2-like, with the protein MFLFGFVQFCGISAVLFYTPTILKDAKVDEVLSNLININKNSATLLASAMSAMPMLFFILLGMWLMDRAGRRSILLYTTPILFLTMVIMSLARVVHLPSAVQSVVLIGCIMSFLSFFNMGFGAVPNIICSEIFPTKVRGACLGICSLTTFLCTTVVTLSFPALNNLLGAPTVFGFFAFMSLVSWVFTFLKVPETKGIPLEIITEFFAVKKLE; encoded by the exons ATGTTTTTATTTGGGTTTGTACAGTTCTGCGGTATCAGCGCAGTCCTCTTTTATACACCTACTATACTTAAGGATGCTAAGGTTGATGAAGTGCTGAGTAATTTGATAAATATTAATAAGAACTCTGCTACACTACTGGCAAGTGCAATGAGTGCTATGCCGATGTTGTTCTTTATCCTCCTGGGAATGTGGTTGATGGACCGTGCAGGAAGAAG GTCTATACTTCTATACACTACTCCAATATTATTCCTTACAATGGTGATAATGAGTTTGGCGAGAGTGGTTCATCTACCAAGTGCTGTTCAGTCAGTTGTGTTGATTGGGTGTATAATGTCATTTTTGAGTTTCTTCAATATGGGATTTGGTGCAGTACCAAATATTATATGTTCTGAAATTTTTCCAACAAAGGTTAGAGGTGCATGCCTGGGAATTTGTTCACTAACAACGTTCCTTTGCACCACAGTTGTGACATTGTCTTTCCCTGCACTCAACAATCTTTTGGGAGCACcgactgtttttggattttttgcattCATGAGTCTGGTCTCTTGGGTTTTCACATTTCTTAAGGTTCCAGAGACTAAAGGAATTCCTTTGGAAATTATCACAGAGTTCTTTGCtgtgaag